Proteins from a genomic interval of Symmachiella macrocystis:
- a CDS encoding 4Fe-4S dicluster domain-containing protein: MPILNQPPTRRTALKAAGAALGLAAFGKAISPLWSIPENVSTDEFLQQHYKELTDEDKRKVFERLEAETKELHGASVTISDPKPIPGVRYGYAINLSKCNGNGACMEACNKENNHHRGVDQSYIRVLEMSKGSMDMEEGNTTYDHTVPQDDKYYMPVQCQQCDNPPCVTVCPVEATWKEDDGIVVVDYNWCIGCRYCEAACPYHARRFNWEEPEIPSDEVNPDQGYLSNRIRPQGTMEKCHFCLHRTREGRLPACLEACPTGARMFGDLNDPDSDINWVLKNKRVFVLKEDLGTQPSFFYFFDS; the protein is encoded by the coding sequence CTGCCGATACTGAACCAGCCACCGACGCGTCGTACCGCATTAAAAGCTGCCGGCGCCGCGCTCGGTTTGGCCGCATTTGGGAAAGCGATTTCGCCCCTCTGGAGTATTCCTGAAAATGTCTCGACGGATGAGTTTCTTCAACAACATTACAAGGAACTAACGGACGAGGATAAGAGAAAAGTTTTTGAGCGACTCGAGGCAGAAACAAAAGAGTTGCACGGCGCGAGCGTCACGATTTCCGACCCGAAGCCGATTCCCGGAGTTCGCTATGGCTACGCAATCAATCTCAGCAAGTGCAACGGCAATGGGGCATGCATGGAAGCTTGCAACAAAGAAAACAATCACCATCGAGGCGTCGATCAGTCCTATATTCGTGTGCTAGAAATGTCCAAAGGTTCGATGGACATGGAAGAAGGCAACACGACTTACGACCATACCGTGCCACAAGATGATAAGTATTACATGCCTGTGCAGTGCCAGCAATGTGATAACCCACCTTGTGTGACTGTCTGTCCCGTTGAAGCAACTTGGAAAGAGGATGACGGCATCGTTGTGGTCGATTACAACTGGTGTATCGGCTGCCGTTACTGCGAAGCTGCTTGCCCGTATCATGCTCGACGATTCAATTGGGAAGAGCCAGAGATACCCTCTGATGAGGTCAACCCGGATCAAGGGTATCTGTCAAACCGGATCCGACCGCAGGGGACGATGGAAAAATGCCACTTCTGCCTGCACCGAACGCGCGAAGGTCGATTGCCTGCATGTCTTGAAGCTTGTCCAACAGGTGCGCGAATGTTCGGTGATTTGAACGACCCGGACTCAGATATCAATTGGGTTCTCAAGAACAAGCGGGTGTTTGTTTTGAAAGAAGATCTCGGAACTCAACCTAGTTTTTTTTACTTTTTTGATTCTTAA